Proteins from a genomic interval of Streptomyces sp. Tu6071:
- a CDS encoding NUDIX hydrolase, translating into MDGGPAELVERVDECDRVVGVIERDEAVRRGWLHRIAGSVCRDAEGRYLVHRRAGGVGRFPGMYDCVAGGAVAVGEGYEAAAARELAEELGIVAVPRRVVTYVCRSGMSPYWLALHEVLVAGVLAPDPAEIAWCGWLTEAEMREAVRGADFVPDGREAYDRYRAAGQAGRTTP; encoded by the coding sequence GTGGACGGTGGCCCGGCCGAGCTGGTCGAGCGGGTGGACGAGTGCGACCGCGTGGTGGGGGTGATCGAGCGGGACGAGGCGGTGCGGCGGGGGTGGTTGCACCGGATCGCGGGGAGTGTGTGCCGTGATGCCGAGGGGCGGTATCTCGTGCACCGGCGGGCCGGTGGGGTCGGCCGGTTTCCGGGGATGTACGACTGCGTGGCCGGGGGCGCCGTCGCGGTGGGGGAGGGGTACGAGGCTGCCGCGGCGCGGGAGCTCGCGGAGGAGCTGGGGATCGTCGCCGTTCCGCGGCGCGTGGTCACGTATGTGTGCCGGAGCGGGATGAGTCCGTACTGGCTCGCGCTGCACGAGGTGCTGGTCGCCGGGGTGCTCGCGCCCGACCCTGCCGAGATCGCCTGGTGCGGGTGGCTCACGGAGGCCGAGATGCGCGAGGCGGTGCGCGGGGCGGACTTCGTGCCGGACGGGCGGGAGGCGTACGACCGGTACCGGGCGGCCGGTCAGGCGGGGCGGACGACTCCGTAG
- a CDS encoding LuxR C-terminal-related transcriptional regulator, producing MSEPTETGPGQERAADVVRVVLVDDHRMFRAGVRAEIDHPGEHRVTVVGEAADADAAVRSVRELMPDVVLLDVHLPGGGGLSVLQRCADLVMDTERPVRFLALSVSDAAEDVIGVIRAGSRGYVTKAINGTELVAAIHRVNEGDAVFSPRLAGFVLDAFSNNTVPPVDEELDKLTQRERDVLRLIARGHSYKEIAKELFISVKTVESHVSAVLRKLQLSNRHELTRWAAARRLV from the coding sequence ATGAGTGAACCGACGGAGACGGGTCCGGGGCAGGAGCGGGCCGCGGATGTGGTGCGCGTTGTGCTCGTGGACGACCACCGGATGTTCCGTGCGGGGGTACGGGCGGAGATCGATCATCCGGGGGAGCACCGTGTCACGGTGGTCGGGGAGGCCGCCGACGCGGACGCGGCGGTGCGGAGCGTGCGCGAGCTGATGCCCGATGTGGTGCTGCTCGACGTGCATCTGCCCGGCGGCGGTGGGCTATCGGTGCTCCAGCGGTGCGCCGATCTCGTCATGGACACCGAGCGCCCGGTGCGCTTCCTCGCCCTCTCGGTCTCGGACGCCGCCGAGGACGTCATAGGAGTGATCCGGGCGGGCTCGCGGGGCTATGTCACCAAGGCGATCAACGGCACCGAGCTGGTCGCGGCGATCCATCGCGTGAACGAGGGCGACGCCGTCTTCTCGCCACGGCTCGCGGGCTTCGTGCTCGACGCGTTCTCGAACAACACGGTCCCGCCCGTCGACGAGGAACTCGACAAGCTCACCCAGCGCGAACGCGATGTGCTGCGGCTCATCGCGCGGGGACACTCGTACAAGGAGATCGCCAAGGAACTGTTCATCTCGGTGAAGACGGTCGAATCGCACGTGAGCGCGGTGCTCCGCAAGCTTCAGCTCTCCAACCGGCACGAGCTGACCCGCTGGGCCGCCGCCCGCCGCCTCGTCTGA
- a CDS encoding FG-GAP-like repeat-containing protein produces MSVRLPFALRCASVAALLTAPLVLAPAAGAAPKAGSALPGDIVVTAPGGDYVSVLTKGDPATHRELPGARPVVRDLDGDGRKDLAVQRDNEDGGGVAVYWGTGSGYAAKPTLVSGAALDSGLTAGDFDGDGHVDLIAAGPEGPGDVRLTVAYGPLTRGGAPARTAKLNTKETFAPDEIVSGDFNGDGRSDVVTEHSFEEAGHPSQLWTGSAKGLGTTSRELAIAGAMAAGDVDGDGVDDLVIRAVPDGLVEELDFDHGTVQVLYGSETGPGKPVSTITQNTKGVPGVNEDGDAFGASLAVGDVDGDGCADVAVGVPGEALRRGGKNLDDAGSVVLLKGSWKGLTGEGATAVTQDSKGVPGVSEAGDEFGSAVSLRDIAANGRTSLVVGAPGEDTDSKDSGAVWVLPKGATSGAWAVNPGDLGRTGNEGARFGADLGR; encoded by the coding sequence ATGTCCGTCCGGCTCCCTTTCGCCCTGCGCTGCGCCTCCGTCGCCGCGCTGCTCACGGCCCCGCTGGTCCTCGCCCCCGCCGCCGGAGCGGCGCCGAAGGCCGGCTCCGCGCTCCCCGGGGACATCGTTGTCACAGCTCCGGGCGGCGACTACGTGAGCGTGCTGACGAAGGGGGACCCGGCGACGCACCGCGAGCTGCCGGGCGCGCGTCCCGTCGTGCGTGACCTGGACGGCGACGGCCGCAAGGACCTCGCCGTGCAGCGGGACAACGAGGACGGCGGCGGCGTCGCCGTGTACTGGGGCACGGGCTCCGGCTACGCGGCCAAGCCGACCCTCGTCTCGGGGGCGGCTCTCGACTCCGGGCTCACGGCGGGCGACTTCGACGGGGACGGGCACGTGGACCTGATCGCCGCGGGGCCCGAGGGTCCCGGCGACGTGCGGCTCACGGTCGCGTACGGGCCGCTGACGCGGGGCGGCGCCCCGGCGCGTACCGCGAAGCTGAACACGAAGGAGACCTTCGCGCCCGACGAGATCGTCTCCGGGGACTTCAACGGGGACGGCAGGAGCGATGTCGTCACCGAGCACTCCTTCGAGGAGGCGGGCCACCCCAGCCAGTTGTGGACCGGGAGCGCGAAGGGCCTCGGCACCACCTCGCGCGAGCTCGCGATCGCGGGAGCGATGGCGGCGGGCGACGTGGACGGGGACGGCGTCGACGACCTCGTCATCCGGGCCGTGCCGGACGGGCTCGTCGAGGAGCTGGACTTCGACCACGGGACCGTGCAGGTGCTGTACGGGTCCGAGACGGGGCCGGGGAAGCCGGTCAGCACCATCACGCAGAACACGAAGGGCGTGCCCGGCGTCAACGAGGACGGCGACGCGTTCGGTGCCTCGCTCGCGGTGGGGGACGTGGACGGGGACGGATGCGCGGACGTCGCGGTCGGGGTGCCGGGCGAGGCCCTCCGGCGCGGCGGGAAGAACCTGGACGACGCGGGGTCCGTCGTCCTGCTGAAGGGCTCCTGGAAGGGCCTCACCGGCGAGGGCGCGACGGCGGTCACCCAGGACTCGAAGGGAGTGCCCGGGGTCTCCGAGGCGGGCGACGAGTTCGGCTCGGCGGTCTCGCTGCGGGACATCGCCGCGAACGGGCGGACGTCGCTCGTCGTGGGAGCGCCCGGGGAGGACACGGATTCCAAGGACTCGGGGGCCGTGTGGGTGCTGCCGAAGGGGGCCACGAGCGGGGCGTGGGCCGTCAACCCGGGTGACCTGGGGCGCACCGGGAACGAGGGGGCGCGGTTCGGGGCGGACCTCGGGCGGTAG
- the guaA gene encoding glutamine-hydrolyzing GMP synthase, with product MSPASDAAPDTVLVVDFGAQYAQLIARRVREARVFSEIVPSDMPVAEMLAKNPAAIILSGGPSSVYAEGAPSLDASLFEAGVPVFGMCYGFQLMATALGGTVDNSGAREYGRTELSVSKPASTLFEGTPAEQQVWMSHGDACSAAPAGFDVTASTSVVPVAAFENDDKKLYGVQYHPEVLHSTHGQQVLEHFLYRGAGIEPNWTTGNVIDEQVEEIRARVGTKRAICGLSGGVDSAVAAALVQRAIGSQLTCVYVDHGLMRKGETEQVEKDFVAATGVQLKVVDAADRFLDALAGVSDPEQKRKIIGREFIRVFEQAQAEIVAENAADGADVAFLVQGTLYPDVVESGGGTGTANIKSHHNVGGLPEDLEFELIEPLRKLFKDEVRAVGQELGLPEEIVQRQPFPGPGLGIRIVGEVTRERLDLLREADAIAREELTAAGLDRQIWQCPVVLLADVRSVGVQGDGRTYGHPIVLRPVSSEDAMTADWSRLPYETLERISTRITNEVADVNRVVLDVTSKPPGTIEWE from the coding sequence GTGTCCCCCGCGTCCGACGCCGCCCCCGACACCGTTCTGGTCGTCGACTTCGGCGCCCAGTACGCCCAGCTCATCGCCCGCAGGGTCCGCGAGGCCCGGGTCTTCAGCGAGATCGTCCCGAGCGACATGCCCGTCGCCGAGATGCTCGCCAAGAACCCGGCCGCGATCATCCTGTCCGGCGGCCCCTCCTCCGTCTACGCCGAGGGCGCGCCCTCGCTGGACGCCTCGCTCTTCGAGGCCGGTGTCCCGGTCTTCGGCATGTGCTATGGCTTCCAGCTCATGGCCACGGCGCTCGGCGGCACCGTCGACAACTCGGGTGCGCGCGAGTACGGGCGTACGGAGCTGAGCGTCAGCAAGCCCGCCTCGACCCTCTTCGAGGGCACCCCCGCGGAGCAGCAGGTCTGGATGTCGCACGGCGACGCCTGCTCCGCGGCCCCGGCCGGGTTCGACGTGACGGCGTCGACCTCGGTCGTCCCCGTCGCCGCCTTCGAGAACGACGACAAGAAGCTCTACGGCGTCCAGTACCACCCCGAGGTGCTGCACTCCACGCACGGCCAGCAGGTCCTGGAGCACTTCCTCTACCGCGGCGCCGGCATCGAGCCGAACTGGACGACCGGCAACGTCATCGACGAGCAGGTCGAGGAGATCCGCGCCCGCGTCGGTACGAAGCGCGCGATCTGCGGCCTGTCCGGCGGGGTCGACTCCGCCGTGGCCGCCGCGCTCGTGCAGCGCGCGATCGGCTCGCAGCTCACCTGCGTGTACGTCGACCACGGCCTCATGCGCAAGGGCGAGACCGAGCAGGTCGAGAAGGACTTCGTCGCGGCGACCGGCGTGCAGCTCAAGGTCGTCGACGCCGCCGACCGCTTCCTCGACGCGCTCGCCGGGGTGAGCGACCCGGAGCAGAAGCGGAAGATCATCGGCCGCGAGTTCATCCGCGTCTTCGAGCAGGCGCAGGCCGAGATCGTCGCGGAGAACGCGGCGGACGGCGCCGACGTCGCCTTCCTCGTGCAGGGCACCCTCTACCCGGACGTCGTCGAGTCGGGTGGCGGTACGGGCACGGCGAACATCAAGTCCCACCACAACGTGGGCGGCCTGCCCGAGGACCTGGAGTTCGAGCTCATCGAGCCGCTCCGCAAGCTCTTCAAGGACGAGGTCCGCGCGGTCGGCCAGGAGCTGGGCCTGCCGGAGGAGATCGTCCAGCGCCAGCCCTTCCCGGGCCCGGGGCTCGGCATCCGCATCGTCGGCGAGGTCACGCGCGAGCGCCTCGACCTGCTGCGCGAGGCCGACGCGATCGCCCGCGAGGAACTGACGGCCGCCGGTCTGGACCGCCAGATCTGGCAGTGCCCCGTGGTTCTCCTCGCGGACGTCCGCAGCGTCGGCGTCCAGGGAGACGGCCGCACGTACGGCCACCCGATCGTGCTGCGTCCGGTCTCTTCCGAGGACGCGATGACCGCCGACTGGTCCCGCCTCCCCTACGAGACCCTCGAACGCATCTCGACCCGCATCACCAACGAGGTCGCCGACGTCAACCGCGTCGTCCTCGACGTCACGAGCAAGCCGCCGGGGACGATCGAGTGGGAGTGA
- a CDS encoding ATP-binding protein, translating into MSEATSVPSAPDRPPRKLYRSGEGRLLGGVARGLAGHLGLPVFWVRAAFIGLLLVNGLGTLLYAAFWFFVPLGVGGVDEPGDSGTRGRVPWRARVAKSTARDRGQLIALLLMLVVALTYAARTDIGETARGYLVPGLLVGAGVALVWRQADNARRARWVEIGRRRRTLNVLRAAAGVVLVGTGVSVIIVLQGSAQHLGSAFQAALAVLVGLVLLVGPYLIRMTQDLSEERLMRIRAQERAEVSAHVHDSVLHTLTLIQRHAERPQEVRRLARAQERELREWLRRPEGSGRDEQEEPTRLADAVRKAAAEVEDKHGVPLEVVIVGDSELDDALSAMMQAAREAMVNAAKYGGGGEVQVYAEVEAGQVFVSVRDHGPGFDPEAVPADRMGVRESVVGRMRRNGGRAKIRPAPGGGTVVELEMERLRDE; encoded by the coding sequence ATGTCGGAAGCCACCTCGGTACCCAGCGCACCGGACCGGCCTCCGCGCAAGCTCTATCGCAGCGGTGAGGGCCGCCTGCTGGGAGGAGTGGCGCGAGGTCTCGCCGGACACCTCGGGCTGCCCGTCTTCTGGGTGCGCGCCGCCTTCATCGGCCTGCTCCTCGTCAACGGGCTCGGCACCCTCCTCTACGCGGCCTTCTGGTTCTTCGTCCCGCTCGGCGTCGGGGGAGTCGACGAGCCCGGCGACTCCGGGACGCGCGGCCGGGTCCCCTGGCGTGCGCGGGTCGCGAAGAGCACGGCGCGGGACCGGGGCCAGCTCATCGCACTGCTGCTCATGCTGGTCGTCGCGCTCACCTACGCCGCGAGGACGGACATCGGGGAGACGGCGCGCGGCTATCTCGTGCCGGGCCTCCTCGTCGGCGCGGGCGTCGCGCTCGTGTGGCGGCAGGCGGACAACGCCCGCCGCGCCCGCTGGGTCGAGATCGGCCGTCGGCGCCGCACCCTCAACGTGCTGCGCGCGGCGGCAGGCGTCGTCCTCGTCGGCACGGGCGTCTCCGTGATCATCGTGCTCCAGGGCTCGGCGCAGCACCTCGGTTCGGCGTTCCAGGCAGCTCTTGCCGTCCTCGTGGGGCTCGTCCTCCTCGTCGGCCCCTACCTCATCCGGATGACACAGGACCTCTCCGAGGAACGCCTCATGCGGATCAGGGCGCAGGAGCGCGCCGAGGTCTCGGCGCACGTGCACGACTCCGTCCTGCACACCCTCACGCTGATCCAGCGGCACGCGGAACGACCACAGGAGGTGCGGCGGCTGGCCCGTGCCCAGGAGCGGGAGCTGCGCGAGTGGCTGCGGCGCCCGGAGGGCAGCGGGCGGGACGAGCAGGAGGAGCCGACGCGGCTCGCCGACGCCGTGCGCAAGGCGGCTGCCGAGGTGGAGGACAAGCACGGGGTCCCGCTGGAGGTCGTCATCGTCGGGGACAGCGAACTCGACGACGCGCTCTCCGCGATGATGCAGGCCGCGCGGGAGGCCATGGTCAACGCCGCCAAGTACGGTGGCGGCGGCGAGGTGCAGGTGTACGCGGAGGTGGAGGCGGGGCAGGTATTCGTCTCCGTGCGGGACCACGGTCCCGGCTTCGATCCGGAGGCCGTCCCGGCGGACCGCATGGGGGTCCGGGAGTCGGTCGTCGGCCGGATGCGGCGCAACGGAGGACGGGCGAAGATCCGTCCGGCCCCCGGCGGGGGAACGGTGGTGGAACTGGAAATGGAAAGGCTGCGGGATGAGTGA
- a CDS encoding phosphotransferase, with product MTPSSPSWTTVARLDAERMVDALRGQGVRLSMEGPCPGGQVGAAYVRWEEDGRRGVLKWRPRSSVGEARTGPLAVVEALREVGYPAPATDLVTQVGDAVVTVQEVLPGTGVDRLTPAHLDQLLRLNETQADRLAGRPHVPAAALHLRDDGPGFCLHEPLRRHSPRTAALERRISALADRYPPLLPGNDAVHYDFHPGNLLATGPDITGVIDWDGAARGDRRFDLVTLRFGLQAANASPAVTDRLDTVLATLPDHVLTPAWAHMSLRLTDWTLRHPTPTGPTPWLTLADRYLP from the coding sequence ATGACCCCCTCCTCTCCCAGCTGGACGACCGTGGCACGGCTCGACGCGGAGCGGATGGTGGACGCGCTGCGCGGGCAGGGCGTACGGCTCTCGATGGAGGGGCCCTGTCCGGGCGGCCAGGTCGGGGCGGCGTACGTGCGGTGGGAGGAGGACGGGCGGCGCGGGGTGCTGAAGTGGCGGCCCCGCAGTTCCGTCGGAGAGGCACGAACCGGACCGCTCGCCGTCGTCGAGGCGCTGCGGGAAGTCGGCTATCCCGCCCCCGCCACCGACCTCGTCACCCAGGTCGGCGACGCGGTCGTCACCGTGCAGGAAGTCCTGCCCGGCACGGGCGTCGACCGCCTCACCCCCGCGCACCTCGACCAACTGCTGCGCCTCAACGAGACCCAGGCGGACCGCCTCGCGGGCCGCCCCCACGTCCCCGCCGCAGCCCTCCACCTGCGCGACGACGGCCCCGGCTTCTGCCTGCACGAACCGCTGCGCCGCCACAGCCCCCGCACCGCCGCCCTCGAACGCCGGATCTCCGCCCTCGCCGACCGCTACCCGCCTCTTCTCCCCGGCAACGACGCCGTCCACTACGACTTCCACCCCGGCAACCTCCTGGCCACCGGCCCGGACATCACCGGCGTCATCGACTGGGACGGCGCCGCACGCGGCGACCGCCGCTTCGACCTCGTCACCCTCCGCTTCGGCCTCCAGGCCGCGAACGCCTCCCCCGCCGTCACCGACCGCCTCGACACCGTCCTCGCCACCCTCCCCGACCACGTCCTCACCCCCGCCTGGGCCCACATGAGCCTCCGCCTGACCGACTGGACCCTCCGCCACCCCACCCCCACCGGCCCCACCCCCTGGCTCACCCTCGCCGACCGCTACCTCCCTTGA
- a CDS encoding PspC domain-containing protein, with translation MRDFRTGAQPPPPPTEAGGSPPFWSGFRRDRRHKVLGGVCAGLGRQCGVDPVIFRVVLSVLAVAGGVGLIAYGVVWLVVPFDDEEESEGRRMLTGQVAGPGLAALLSVLVGCGVFLSTLGDGDVLFFSALVLVLTAGAGYWSRRRESAAGPDAPAERVTADAPPETQAPPVRMAPAWWREQAPTAAEEALAARVYLWGPPEYTPDVYVSLTKDGGTATSGAETPHPGGDDREGPTGPVPPVASGDGGSRARRYGIGGWTFLAALVAGVAGAASTWESEPLRSSLVLGLSLALAVFGIGLAVGAFVGRIGGGTVVLALITCGLLAASAALPRDITTEWETADWRPTSVTGVRSEYRVGTGTGSLDLRDVPFGKDDTVRTDVEVKAGRLEVLVPAGTKVELRSDIGFGGLRLPDYAKNRVHGAFDEQRNRTLPAREGAPREGTLVLRARVELGELVVNRAH, from the coding sequence ATGAGAGATTTCCGGACCGGCGCTCAGCCGCCGCCCCCGCCCACCGAGGCGGGCGGATCACCGCCTTTCTGGAGCGGGTTCCGCCGCGACCGCCGGCACAAGGTGCTGGGCGGGGTGTGCGCGGGCCTGGGCCGGCAGTGCGGAGTCGACCCGGTGATCTTCCGTGTCGTGCTCTCCGTCCTGGCTGTCGCGGGCGGCGTCGGGCTCATCGCGTACGGCGTCGTGTGGCTCGTGGTCCCCTTCGACGACGAGGAGGAGAGCGAGGGCCGCCGCATGCTCACCGGGCAGGTCGCCGGGCCGGGGCTCGCCGCGCTGCTCTCCGTCCTGGTCGGCTGCGGGGTCTTCCTCTCGACGCTCGGGGACGGCGACGTCCTCTTCTTCTCCGCCCTGGTGCTCGTTCTCACGGCGGGTGCCGGGTACTGGTCGCGGCGGCGCGAGAGCGCGGCGGGGCCCGACGCCCCGGCGGAGCGGGTCACGGCCGACGCGCCGCCGGAGACCCAGGCCCCGCCCGTGCGGATGGCGCCGGCCTGGTGGCGCGAGCAGGCGCCGACGGCCGCGGAGGAGGCGCTCGCCGCACGCGTGTACCTGTGGGGGCCGCCCGAGTACACCCCCGACGTGTACGTCTCGCTCACGAAGGACGGCGGGACGGCGACGAGCGGGGCCGAGACGCCGCACCCGGGCGGAGACGACCGTGAGGGCCCCACCGGTCCCGTGCCCCCGGTGGCGTCTGGTGACGGCGGCTCCCGCGCACGGCGGTACGGGATCGGGGGCTGGACGTTCCTTGCCGCGCTCGTCGCGGGGGTCGCGGGAGCGGCGTCCACGTGGGAGAGCGAGCCGCTGAGGTCGAGCCTCGTGCTCGGTCTCTCGCTGGCCCTCGCCGTGTTCGGGATCGGGCTCGCGGTGGGGGCCTTCGTGGGCAGGATCGGCGGGGGCACGGTCGTGCTCGCCCTGATCACCTGCGGGCTCCTCGCCGCCTCGGCGGCGCTCCCGAGGGACATCACCACAGAGTGGGAGACGGCGGACTGGCGGCCCACATCGGTCACGGGGGTCCGCTCCGAGTACCGCGTGGGAACGGGCACGGGCTCGCTCGACCTGCGGGACGTGCCCTTCGGGAAGGACGACACCGTGCGTACCGACGTCGAGGTGAAGGCGGGCCGCCTCGAAGTGCTCGTCCCGGCGGGGACGAAGGTGGAGCTGCGCTCCGACATCGGCTTCGGCGGACTGCGCCTGCCGGACTACGCGAAGAACCGGGTCCACGGTGCCTTCGACGAACAACGGAACCGGACACTCCCGGCGCGCGAGGGTGCCCCGCGCGAGGGGACGCTCGTACTTCGGGCACGGGTCGAGCTGGGGGAGCTGGTGGTGAATCGTGCGCACTGA
- a CDS encoding GMC family oxidoreductase N-terminal domain-containing protein — protein sequence MPRDSHATPRDGHGTPPNGHGAPPDTEATYQDAQVHSTGGESGGYDYDVLVIGSGFGGAVSALRLTEKGYRVGVLEAGRRFSREELPRNSWDVKNYLWAPALGLFGIQRIHLLGNVMVLAGAGVGGGSLNYANTLYVPPRAFFEDPQWKEITDWAGELEPYYAQAQRMLGVRLNPTVTPSDVHLKNAAEAMGVGDSFHLAPVGVYFGDGEDGDGSRKAEPGAEVPDPYFGGAGPSRRACTECGECMTGCRHGAKNTLNENYLHLAEKNGAVIHPLTTVRTLTEDSRGGFAVGTLPTDRPRKGAHRVYTARHVVLAAGTYGTQTLLHRMRDSGLLPRTSARLGTLTRTNSEALVGAQTTPRRYRSAHGGEPDFTRGVAITSSIHPDANTHIEPVRYGRRSNAMGGLTILQVPYAEKLPRALGWLLNSVKHPVLAGRSLSNRRWSERTIIGLVMQSLDNSLTTYRRPRGPGKGLLTARQGHGAPNPTQIRAATEAASLLARDINGFPGSNIGELMGTPLTAHFLGGCPIGADPDHGVIDPYHRLYGHPGISVVDGSAVSANLGVNPSLTITAQAERAMSLWPNKGESDPRPAQGAAYTRLAPVAPHTPAVPEDAFAALRLPFLGMPKVRAGAVRDEAAVRDETAVREAAAVPDETPVPDDAP from the coding sequence ATGCCACGGGACAGCCATGCCACGCCACGTGACGGCCACGGCACACCACCGAACGGCCACGGCGCGCCACCGGACACCGAGGCCACGTACCAGGATGCCCAAGTACACTCCACGGGCGGCGAGTCGGGCGGCTACGACTACGACGTCCTCGTCATCGGCTCCGGCTTCGGCGGCGCGGTCAGCGCCCTGCGGCTCACCGAGAAGGGCTACCGGGTGGGCGTCCTGGAGGCGGGCCGCCGCTTCTCCCGCGAGGAACTGCCGCGCAACTCCTGGGACGTCAAGAACTACTTGTGGGCGCCCGCGCTCGGCCTCTTCGGCATCCAGCGCATCCACCTGCTCGGCAACGTCATGGTCCTAGCGGGCGCCGGGGTCGGCGGCGGCTCGCTCAACTACGCGAACACGCTCTACGTACCGCCGCGCGCCTTCTTCGAGGACCCGCAGTGGAAGGAGATCACCGACTGGGCGGGCGAGTTGGAGCCGTACTACGCCCAGGCCCAGCGGATGCTCGGCGTGCGCCTCAACCCGACCGTCACGCCCTCGGACGTGCACCTCAAGAACGCCGCGGAGGCGATGGGCGTCGGCGACTCCTTCCACCTCGCCCCGGTCGGCGTCTACTTCGGCGACGGCGAGGACGGCGACGGGAGCCGGAAGGCGGAGCCGGGCGCCGAGGTGCCCGACCCGTACTTCGGTGGCGCGGGACCCTCGCGGCGCGCGTGCACCGAGTGCGGCGAGTGCATGACCGGCTGCCGCCACGGCGCCAAGAACACCCTCAACGAGAACTACCTCCACCTCGCCGAGAAGAACGGCGCCGTGATCCACCCGCTCACCACCGTGCGCACCCTCACCGAGGACTCGCGCGGCGGCTTCGCGGTCGGCACGCTGCCCACCGACAGGCCCCGCAAGGGCGCCCACCGCGTCTACACCGCCCGCCACGTCGTCCTCGCGGCCGGGACGTACGGCACCCAGACCCTCCTGCACCGCATGCGCGACAGCGGTCTCCTGCCCCGCACCTCGGCCCGGCTCGGCACCCTGACCCGGACCAACTCCGAAGCCCTCGTCGGCGCCCAGACCACCCCGCGCCGCTACCGCTCCGCACACGGCGGGGAACCCGACTTCACGCGCGGCGTCGCCATCACCTCGTCCATCCACCCGGACGCCAACACCCATATCGAACCGGTCCGTTACGGCCGCAGGTCGAACGCCATGGGCGGTCTCACGATCCTCCAGGTCCCCTACGCCGAGAAGCTGCCCCGCGCCCTCGGCTGGCTCCTCAACTCAGTCAAGCACCCTGTTCTGGCAGGCCGTTCGCTCTCCAACCGCCGTTGGTCCGAGCGCACCATCATCGGCCTCGTCATGCAGTCGCTCGACAACTCCCTGACCACGTACCGGCGTCCGCGCGGTCCGGGCAAGGGGCTGCTCACCGCGCGCCAGGGCCACGGCGCCCCCAACCCGACCCAGATCCGCGCGGCCACCGAGGCCGCCTCGCTCCTCGCGCGCGACATCAACGGCTTCCCCGGCAGCAACATCGGCGAACTGATGGGCACCCCGCTCACCGCCCACTTCCTCGGCGGCTGCCCCATCGGCGCCGACCCTGACCACGGCGTCATCGACCCGTACCACCGCCTCTACGGGCACCCGGGCATCTCCGTCGTGGACGGCTCGGCGGTCTCCGCGAACCTCGGCGTCAACCCGTCCCTCACGATCACCGCGCAGGCCGAACGCGCGATGTCCCTGTGGCCCAACAAGGGCGAGAGCGACCCGCGCCCCGCGCAGGGAGCGGCCTACACGCGCCTCGCCCCCGTCGCCCCGCACACCCCGGCCGTCCCCGAGGACGCCTTCGCCGCCCTGCGCCTGCCGTTCCTGGGCATGCCGAAGGTCCGCGCGGGCGCGGTTCGCGACGAGGCCGCGGTACGGGACGAGACGGCCGTACGCGAGGCGGCAGCCGTACCCGACGAGACGCCCGTGCCCGACGACGCGCCGTGA
- a CDS encoding chorismate mutase, protein MTSLPETTGTPDTAPVAAGTAPVAAPQGWARKPSTAPTGSIPEHERMITDARERIDTIDDRIIGLIQERSAVSAVVQKARVEAGGRRVNLSREMEVLSHYRDALGKQGTTLAMTLLELSRGRV, encoded by the coding sequence ATGACCAGCCTCCCCGAGACCACCGGCACCCCCGACACCGCGCCCGTCGCCGCAGGCACCGCGCCCGTCGCCGCCCCCCAGGGCTGGGCGCGCAAGCCCTCCACCGCGCCCACCGGGTCCATCCCCGAGCACGAGAGGATGATCACCGACGCGCGGGAGCGGATCGACACGATCGACGACCGCATCATCGGGCTCATCCAGGAGCGCTCCGCCGTCTCGGCCGTCGTGCAGAAGGCGCGCGTGGAGGCGGGCGGGCGACGGGTGAACCTGTCGCGCGAGATGGAGGTCCTGAGCCACTACCGCGACGCGCTCGGGAAGCAGGGCACCACGCTGGCGATGACGCTGCTGGAACTGAGCCGCGGACGGGTCTGA
- a CDS encoding DoxX family membrane protein yields MTSGTPLLPSGPGGGVGNLPDGGLRARLGRYSLLPLRVFLGVTFVYAGIDKLTDSAFLSSSGNGSLGDLMRSVKGSAGVPALVDLALHSPVGFGYALAIGELLVGLGTLLGVFARVAALGGAVISLCLWLTVSWSATPYYYGNDLVYLMAWLPLLLAGAPYLSFDSFRSGRRRAVFRNGAFGNTWKR; encoded by the coding sequence ATGACTTCCGGTACTCCCCTCCTCCCGTCCGGCCCCGGTGGCGGGGTGGGCAATCTGCCGGACGGCGGCCTGCGGGCGCGGCTCGGGCGGTACTCGCTGCTTCCGCTGCGGGTGTTCCTCGGCGTCACCTTCGTCTATGCGGGTATCGACAAGCTCACCGACAGCGCCTTCCTCTCCTCCTCGGGGAACGGTTCGCTCGGGGACCTGATGCGGTCCGTGAAGGGGAGCGCCGGCGTTCCGGCCCTCGTGGATCTCGCCCTGCACAGCCCGGTCGGCTTCGGCTACGCGCTCGCCATCGGGGAACTCCTCGTCGGTCTCGGCACCCTCCTCGGGGTCTTCGCCCGTGTCGCCGCCCTCGGCGGCGCGGTCATCTCGCTCTGCCTGTGGCTCACGGTGAGCTGGTCGGCGACGCCCTACTACTACGGCAACGACCTCGTGTACCTCATGGCCTGGCTCCCGCTCCTGCTCGCCGGGGCCCCGTACCTGTCCTTCGACTCCTTCCGTTCCGGACGCCGCAGGGCCGTCTTCCGCAACGGCGCCTTCGGCAACACCTGGAAGCGCTGA